GTCAGGGGTTAAGGGAGCAGTGAAAATGTCAGTCTATGAAAGAACTGACAATGAGCGAGAGAGAGGCTAAACTAACGGTAGTGTTGAACGCTGTTCTTGAGAAGCGATTGACAAAGGCTCAAGCTGCCACGGCATTGGGGGTATCGGAGCGCCAGGTATGGAGGCTTCTGGCGACCTACCGGAAGGATGGAGCGGCAGGGCTGGTCCATGGCAATCGAGGAC
The SAR202 cluster bacterium DNA segment above includes these coding regions:
- a CDS encoding helix-turn-helix domain-containing protein; amino-acid sequence: MKELTMSEREAKLTVVLNAVLEKRLTKAQAATALGVSERQVWRLLATYRKDGAAGLVHGNRG